aagaaatgaaaTTAATATAAAGAAATGAAATTAATCGAGTTAACAGCAAACGTCGATTATTGGCGACTTAACTGCTACTTAGAGCCTAAGTGAACTTCAAGCATGTTTAAAACccgtgaaaatttgattctaccattttcgtgGTGTcttataatttttttaattttattttggaGTTCTATTCGaaaacaatctctctatccatagaacattgagagggaaAAACTTTCTCTACTTTTTGGAGTGTTTCACTATTGGTGGAGAACTGACTTTTATCTAGGAAAGaggaagaattgtctacatcttATCTCTCTCATACCTCAATTATATGGGATTGagccttgttgttgttgttgtataaaaGAAATAAGAGGATCTTTTCAATTTGAATGGAAGCCTTACAAAGAAAATTACAATGAATAATATATGTTCACTTATGTAAGTTAGAATGCTTAGTTTGGTTTGTGAACCAGTTGTAATCGTTTTGTGATCTCTCATAACTGCTTGCTAGGGAGTCGTTCTTTATATTATTTCTTTTTATTggtgtaaaaagaaaaaaaatcatacTTTCACTTTTGCTTCTTTATCTGCAAAAACAATACATTACTCTAAAATAAGGAGTCGGCATAGTTTGCATGACTTTTCATATGAGAGGTCAAAAGTTCGACTCCACTAAATTAAAAATTTCCTTTGTTGTTACTCATTAATTTCACCGGTCTTGGAGGTTGTAGACGTCTTGTGTCCTAACCCCATCCGAAGGGGGTTTACTACACGCGATTTCCATATGAATTcgctaatgatacgcataatgatccgtctcaaaaataGGCAAGCATCTCGGCAAAAATCTTACCCGGTACCGCGTGTCCCGGAATACGAACTTCTTTTCCCGACGTCCGCGTGACGTCATCCCGGAAACTTTACCATGTCGGATAAATGGCAAGACCGAGAACCCGGATGACATACACATAACTAGCATCATACAGCCAGTCGTGATAATCATAactgtgaagaaacacttggaacaagtgaaaagcaaaaccttcccggctagactgagagcaccgtgatgccttaaccgGAACCAACCTGCCGTCAGTACCGTCACGGCATTCAAACCCAATACGAAGATAttctcccgggacaagcacgttgTCTCGGAGAAAGTGCACTATCCCGGAGCAGACACTTCGTCCCGGAATAATCACTTGATAAcggaacaagcatgcaagcaagttgcatacCACGTCAGCCcgtgaatctaggaaagtttgttaggatctgctcaaTTATTTCCATGAAAAGGATAGGTGCCATGTCACCTCTTGGGATTGGaaaagttcgttacaaccatgaaagggacatgttccacgtcatcattccctcctaacatctataaatacgtgaGCAAGATCATCAATTAaataacactggatgcattaatgttactctgcccaaattaattacggtagcattactccagtcgttaacttAATTCCGATCGGTACTCTGATCACCATCGGAGTTAATTCatactaagatattaacttattcgattccgatcgaataaggttaattcaattggttgttttacgcccttggaatccagattccaaatcggattttgcacaattattggagttaaaacaatcaacctactCTTTTTTCCAAATTAAGCACTCGAACCCGAAATCAAAATACatttaacgattttggtttgatcaaatggcgctatcTAAAGGTACGAAATTAGTCACAACTCGCCACGATGAGCTGGAAAATGAAGAAACAAGAATACACAGCACCAACGACCCCGATGTCCATATGATTCACTCGTGGGTCGTGGGACAGCAGCGAAAATCAGGGGTGTTAGATGAGTGGAAGCATGAACCCATCATCTTCCCCTCGTTATTTAACATTGACCCATCTTCAGACCTCATTATCATACGAGCACATATCTCCAATTGCCAAATTGGACGAATATACACTGACACCGGTGCAGGGGCAGAGGTCATGTTTGAACATTGTTTTCTGCAGCTACCAGAAAACATCAGACGGTAAAGAAAGCCGCAACTTCGCCATTGGCAGGTTTTAATAGCGCTGCAACTTGGCCGGTGGGCTCCATCACCTTGGAGGTCGTTTTGGGAACATTACCTTTTCAAAGTGCGGCAGACATCGAATTCTCCATAGTCAAAACGGACTCACGGTATAACGTTATCTTAGGACATAATGCCATGCAGAAATTTGGTGCAATTGCGTCTACAGTACACTGCATGCTAAAGTTCTCGAACCCAGCCGGAGTCGCCA
This genomic window from Rutidosis leptorrhynchoides isolate AG116_Rl617_1_P2 chromosome 2, CSIRO_AGI_Rlap_v1, whole genome shotgun sequence contains:
- the LOC139888122 gene encoding uncharacterized protein, whose amino-acid sequence is MALSKGTKLVTTRHDELENEETRIHSTNDPDVHMIHSWVVGQQRKSGVLDEWKHEPIIFPSLFNIDPSSDLIIIRAHISNCQIGRIYTDTATRKHQTVKKAATSPLAGFNSAATWPVGSITLEVVLGTLPFQSAADIEFSIVKTDSRYNVILGHNAMQKFGAIASTVHCMLKFSNPAGVAIIRTQEMEPIECMQIFKGASDIVVYENGYVSPNPKHPDQRIQIGTTLSTNAKDTLCKLLAASIDVFAWEPSDMTGVPREIAQHRLNVNPNITPVVQKKRAMALERSEFLDNEVQ